The Suricata suricatta isolate VVHF042 chromosome 15, meerkat_22Aug2017_6uvM2_HiC, whole genome shotgun sequence genome includes the window CCAGGAGTGTCTCTTAGAAcacagatttgtgtgtgtgtgtgtgtgaaaggatAAAAAGAccatcttaggggcgcctgggtggctcagtcggttaagcctccgacttcggctcaggtcatgatctcacgttcgtgggttcgagccccatgtcaggctctgtgctgacagctagctcagagcctggagcctgcttccggttctgtgtctccttctctctctgcccctccgcctctcatgctctgtctctctctgtatcaaaaatgaataaaacatttaaaaaaattaaaaaaaaaaaagaagaccatcTTAGAACATTAGGTTGTCTTTGGGAGGATCACcaagtagaaagaaaatggacCCTAAGGAAGGCCGGGGCACACCAGGCTAATGACGGGCTGCCCAACCTATGTGCCCAGCACTACTATAAATCCTCTTCATTCATTAACTAATTTAAGCCTCGCAACAACCCTAGAAGTAGGTTACCACGTTTGTTCCAattttacagaccaggaaactgaggcacagagaagttaagtaactcaTCCATGTGGCAGAACCAACGTTTAAACCTAAAtactctggctccagagcctgtcCCTTAGGCATTTCCGTGGCTACTTGTTCATATACCCTCAGTGTTCAATTAGCCTGagctgctgttgttattttgttaGTACGAAGGATTCACACAGGGCTGTGGAGCGGCAACAAGACAGCTCTATAGGGACCTGTATTTGCTGCTCCAGGGCCTGTAGACAGTGGTATTTAACAACTAGcagtgtgggggtgggagacagaaGATAAAAGGCCCTCATTTGTAGTGTTTTCCAGTTTCCATAGTATAAATACTCCATCACGACCGGTTTCAAGCTACCAACAGGAGGTCAGTGGGAGGTGGCCAGGAATGTGCACAGTCAGCACTTGCAAGCTGGTGGGACCCAGATCCAGTTCACGGTGCCTCCACGCTGACCGTTCCGGCGGGTGCCATCCAGCCATGGTTGAGAGCAGCCTCAAGGCAGCAGGAAAACAACAGGCCCTGGTGGGCTGGGCCCAGCCGGGGCACTTTGCCTTGTCATTTGTCGATGGAACTTTCAGGCTGGGTCTGTGTGATGGCCCGGTGGTGGCTCCAATCTTGTGGGTAGCAGGGCTGGGTTCTGAGGCTGAAAGAGATctttataatgattttaaatggTATCCTATTAGTTGGACCCCCTTAAAAAAAACGCTTAAGAGTCTACATATAATACTTGTAATAATAATGATCGCAGTAACAATTAAGCCAAACTTCTAATGTATTAAGCACAATGTTAAACAAAACTCATCATTTCATCTAATCTTCCAAAAAACCCTATGGTGTAGgcactgtttttatttccattttacagatgaggaaactgaggcaggttTCCACAATTAATAAAAAGAGGACCTGGGATTTAAATGCAAGAGAAAGATCTGGAAGGCCAAGCAGCCACCTGCTGTTAACAGAGGTTTACCTGTGGGAAAATGCGAGTTACCCGGGCGGACTCTCCgtttttactttatatacttaCGGAAAAGTTTGACTTTTTACAATGACTAGTGTTTccttttgctattaaaaaaaaaataataagaaaacaggaGCCTGGCCGGCTCAGGcgggagagcatgtgactcttgatcttcagggtctgagttcaagtcccaagtggGGCCTAGGgcttagttaaaaaatatataataataatgaaaaatagagaTCAAAATGTTGCTTCTCAAGCTGTGTCTGAGATCTGAGCTTCTTCCTCCCAccctttcctttttctaactCCAGATTGAGAAGAACCAATAGAATTCTGGCCTCCTCTTGCTGTAGCAGTAACATTTTAGGATCGGTGAACGTGTGCGGCTTTGAACCGGATCAAGTCAAAGTTCGGGTGAAGGACGGAAAGGTGTGCGTGTCTGCCGAGCGGGAGAACAGGTACGACTGCCTCGGGTCGAAAAAGTACAGCTACATGAACATCTGCAAAGAGTTCAGCCTGCCGCCATGTGTGGACGAGAAGGACGTGACGTACTCCTACGGGCTCGGCAGCTGCGTCAAGATCGAGTCTCCCTGCTACCCCTGcacctctccctgcagcccttgCAGCCCCTGCGGCCCCTGCAGCCCGTGcagcccctgcagcccctgcGACCCTTGCAGCCCGTGCTATCCGTGTGGGAGCCGCTATTCCTGTAGGAAGACGGTTTTGTAAAGCCGTCTTAGTGAATTTCTGCACGTACTCCAGCCAGGCAGCTCTTCCAGTGTTTCTCACGCCCCGCCCGCGGCCCGTGTTAGGCAAGTCTGTAGGAAACTGAATACATAACTGCAAGCTACCGGCTGCCGTGTGCAAGTTTTTTGCTTCAGGCGCGGTGGGAACCCTGCCCAGTGGGTGGGCGTCCATGGTGGGGCACGAAAGAGGCGCTGGGGAGGTCGGCCCTCGCTGGGCCCTCCTCCGCCCCAGCACCCGCTGAATTCCGTTGAGAGATACTTTTTGGGTGGGCATCCCGACACGGTTTTTCCAAACGATCCAGTGAGATGGCCTAGCCCCGAAACCAAACTGGTAAAGCAGAACCGGAGACTGGTTAGGTAGAACGCAAGCACTGTTAAAGCGACCGCCGCGGGGAGCCGCGCAGAGCGTGGGCCCATGAAATGGGCTGGGGGTGAACTGGGTCAAAGATCGGAGTGCAAACGCGCGGGACTGGGGAGAAGCCTGTTCACGGACCGAGGGCGGGGTGTCCGTAGgcagcttttctttctcaacataCCTGATTCGTGAGAATGGCCAGCTCGGGTTCAGGATGGTTTGCAACCTCCCTGTGATTTATTTCTACTCTCTGCTTTTCTCAATCCCTGAAACTTCTTGGAGGCGCAGAAGTTCAGTTCAAAGTTCATGAGTGGAAAAGTACAGCTTTTCCAAAATTCTAGCGTAGCACATAATGACAGCCTAGTGCATCTGAACGTGGAGCCTCATGGACAGGCCCATGGGCCATCCATGATTGCCAAGACAGAAGGAAGTGTAGAGGAGGAAGGAGCCCTTGGAGGGATCAGAATTAGACATGGACTCCTGCAGGGAGCACAAACCCTCATGTTTGCACAGTGCGTGTCATTCAGTGGTCTCAGCTGTGAGTGGGTtaaacagtggttctcagccttggCTGCACATGGGAATCACTTGGGGGAACTTTAAAAATacgggaaagaaagaaaagaaagaagaaaaaaggagagtaggaaagagaaaagaaggaagaaggaaaaaaaaggaagggggaaggaaagaagaaaaaggaagagagaaagaaaggaaggaaagaaagaaagaaggaatggaggaaggaagaaaaagaaaggaagaaagaaaaaggaaggaagggacagaaagaaaagaaagaagaagagaaggaaagagaaagaaaggaagggaggaaagagaaagaaaatgaaagaaggaaagaaaagaaataaggaaggaagaaagaaagaaaagaaagaagaaagaaagaagagaaagattaaaaagaaaaagaaaaagaaaaagaaaaacaagacctttttaaaaaaacaaacaaacaaacaaaaacgctGATGCTTGGGTACTGTCTCCGGAGACTGTAAGGTAGTAGATTTAAGGCATGGCCTTAGCATCAAGACTTTTAAAAGCCTCCCCAGGGAATTCAAACATGCAGCGAAGGTTAAGAAACTCTGCATGGGCTCTTAAAGCTCTCCTAGCCTTTTTTCGTTAAAAGCTTCCTTCAAGTTCAAGGTTAAAGAATATTGATGGTGATAGCAGACCTATTTTGCTTTCAACTGAAGGAGGTAATAGCCCTCTAATACAGGTGGTGAATGAAAAAACATTGAACATCTCAAAAATGTATTATCCAGAAGCTAGGTATAAATAAGTATGTTTGTGTGTACCAAATTGTAGAGTTATGCTTGCAAGTGTCTTGCCATGAgttgatttataaatattcttgtttCGAAGTcacaaatttttgaaaatgattttgaaaacattCCACCCTGTGGTGTCCACGGAATGCCCACATGGGTCTTAAATACGTTGGAATCTCTGTCCCTCCGAAGGCGCTGGTCCAGAGTGCTCCTGGCAGCgttcctttcttcatttccccaCTTTCCTACTCACCCTCCTGTTAGTCCAGcaattgatccattcatccaaccTGCCAGCCAGACTTTATGATCTTCAATGACCATACTCTGcagcagagatggggagaagAAAACACCTCTTTCACAAATGCCTCAAATTAAATTCAAGGAGGGGTAGTGTGGAGGGATTGGGGAAGAAGGGAATGCCAAAAACCCTGAATTTACAAAGGGCTAGGAGCAGCGTGAGGGGCCTTCCAGGTCTTAGGTGTTTCCATAGAATGCGTTGGGGACATCACTGCCTCGCAGGGTATCTCAGGGAAGCCAGAGGCCACCCATCAGCCCACAGCCTGGCCTGCAGTGGGTGGGTGGCCCGAGTCTTCTCACCGTGCTCACAAACACTCAATCTAAAGGCAAATGTTGATCTGCTGAGTGTCTGCTATGGGCAAAGCACAGTGCCAGGAGCTGTTGTCACCGAGCAGTACCCATCCGGGAGCTTCTCGTAGCAAAGGCAAGACTAACATCCGTGATGTAATTGTCAAGACACCTGGCTGTGTGGAGTCAAGAACTAACTGTACGGTGTAGATGTAAGTGCCCTCCCTCCATGGAGCATGAGTGTGGAAGGGTGAAGCCCACCAGAGGCGGCAGAGCTCGGGTGTGGGTGTTGTCCACATCccgggggaaaggcagaaagcagGGTGCCTACCATGAACTAACAGGTTCCTGAGAACGAGGAAAAAGCAGATATgagcaaggagaaagaagaaacatttgcTGTTCTCAAAATTGTCTTTCACGGGTCTGACGGGCCGCTGGGGCTTCGATGGCTCTGCTGTGGCCTTTAGTACTTGCAGCGCAGGGTCTGACAGAAACACTGTCCTTGATCCACCGCAGGGGGAGATGGGAAAGGGGGAGACTCTGGAGTGGGCAGAAGTGAGAAATTGACCCTGGGGGGGTAACTGAAAGATGAGGGAATTTCTAGAACACGTCACTGTCCAGCATGTTATAGTGAATGGACATGCAAAGTAATATACCACCTTCTAATACACGTGCTTGGCAAATATTATAGAACTAAGGTTGGAGATGAAGATAGTTAGGTTTCTTAGTGAACACGGAATACATTCTAGAGCCAGGGAGCTGTTTAATAGTATTCTACTTAAAAAGCTTCTTAGGGACCAGATTGAGGGGAATCCATACCCACCGGCTAACATGTGTTAAGTGTTTCGTTTTAAAACTTGTGTAAG containing:
- the ODF1 gene encoding outer dense fiber protein 1: MAALSCLLDSVRRDIKKVDRELRQLRCIDECTRCLCDLYMHPYCCCDLHPYPYCLCYSKRARSCGLCDLYSCCLCDLKLYCLRPSLRSLERKAIRAIEDEKRELAKLRRTNRILASSCCSSNILGSVNVCGFEPDQVKVRVKDGKVCVSAERENRYDCLGSKKYSYMNICKEFSLPPCVDEKDVTYSYGLGSCVKIESPCYPCTSPCSPCSPCGPCSPCSPCSPCDPCSPCYPCGSRYSCRKTVL